The Molothrus ater isolate BHLD 08-10-18 breed brown headed cowbird chromosome 6, BPBGC_Mater_1.1, whole genome shotgun sequence genome segment GTACAGGGCGTGGGACAGCTCCTGGCGCGTGgtctgcagctgctgccgcAGAGTGAAGCTGTGCAGCATCACGGCATCCTGCCGGGAAGCGCCGCCGTCAGCCGGGGAACAGCGCCGGGATCCCGGCCCCCCGGCAGCCCCCCCGGCACTCACTCACCCACTCGTCCTGCAGGGCTTTCAGGATGGCCGGGATGCTGGTGGCCGAGGGGGGCTTGGGCCGGATCGGGTGGGCGACTGGAAGAAAGATGGACGCATCATCCATGTCCCTGATATCCCTATGGATATGGCACTCCCATCCCTTGCCTTTGCCATTTCACCATCTCTCCTTCGCCCCTCTCCTTCCCGGCCTCCACAGCTGAGTTTGGCACCTCAAACCCCAGAACACCTCGGGCACTGCCATTCCCGCCCCCGAGAGAGCCACTTTTCCCGGGAGAGGCGCTTTTCCCGGGAAAGCCTTTCCCACGCCCGTTCCCGGCACCTTTGATGTCGATGAGCTGCTCCTCGGACAGCGGCTGGTTGTTGACAGGGTCGGTGCCGTTCTCCGCGATGTATTTCTCGATCAGCCGCCGCTCGTACACGTGGTTGGACACCGGCGACACACATGGGTGCTCCGGGACCTCGTTGGAAACTGcgggagaaagggaaggatgggacgggacgggaACAGGCTTTGGGAACTCCCTGCCCGGTGATCCCCCTGTGAGACCCCGACTGTCCCCGCCCCGCAGCCCGGGACGCCCCGTTCGGTAGcgctcccccccccccgcacTCCCGCGGCCGCTCTCTCTCCGCACTCACTGGAGCAGATGAGCGCCATGGCGGAGGCCGGGGGGTCGCGGCGCGCCGGTTACGGCCCCGCTGCCCTTCCGAAGCTGTTTCCGGTTCTCCTTTCCGGTCCGGGATCCCGGTTCCGGTTCCGGTTGGCGCGCGCGgcccccgcgccgctcccgaGCGCTCACGCgtgcgccgccgccgccggaaCCGGAAACGCTCCCGGCATCCCCCGCGCTCCCCCGGCCGGCGGGAACGGCGCTTCCCGGCGTGCACCGCGCACCGCCTCCCGCCTCCTGCTGTTGCCATGGGGACCGCGCTCCCGGCGTGCCCCGCGGCCGTCCCGGGGACTACAGCTCCCGGCGTGCCCCGCGGCGGAGCCGAGGGAAGCCCCGGTGAGGGGGGGTCGGGGGGGACCCCGGGGTGGGGGGTGGAATTCGGGGAAAATTGGGGCAAATTCGGGGAAGCCGGGGGGGGAATGGAGGGAAAGTGGGCGGGGAGCGCTCCAGGGGGGGATAGGCGGGATGAGGGAGCCGcgggggggggtcctgggggggatCCCGGGGGAACCCGGGGGATCctgcggggagggggggggacagtgggaggtgggtACAGAGGGGCCTGGGGGGGATCCTGGGAGGATCCGAGGGATCCCGGACACCCCGGAGATGTGGGTGGGGTGCGCACAGAGGGATTTGAGGATCCAGTGGGCATTGGGGAGATCCAGGGAAgtctggggggatttgggggatcgTGGAGGGTGGAGGGCCCTGAGCGGAGGGGCGGGCACAGGGGCGATCGGGGTTCCAGGGGAATGGAGGGAACTGGGCGGGGCTGGGCACAGTGGGACTGGGGAGATCCTGGGGGGACTGGGGAGaaatggggagcagggggggTCTCGGgggtggcagtgtcccctcctggAGCACCCCGCTCCCTCCTTTGGGAAGGGGTGCccccccttcccagccaggcCCGGTGCCCTTGGCTGTGTCCCGCTGACTCTGGTCTATCCCAAAAATAGCCAGGACACCCAGGCCTGTGCTGAGGGGGGGCATGGAACTGGGCTGTGGGACCTCCAGCCTCCCCTCCTGCttggggcaccccaaaaccagcaggtggaccccaaaaccagcagggtttcctcctcccagcaccCCCACATGTCTCTTTGCCCACAGATCCCGGGTTCCAGGATGGGGAGTACCTGTGGGGCAccaggccctgctggccctgctgctgtggatcCCATTCCTCATGGGATCGGCGGGGGACGGAACCAAGGATGGCCAGGAGGGATTCCGGGGACATGCCACCACCTCCGATGACCTGCTGCTCCGGCTGGGAAGATCCACTTGGGACACCCTGGAAAACTGGGTGGGACACCAGCCCCTGCGGATGGTGGCGGAGGTGGGATGCCCATTCCCAAACTTTCCCTGGAGTTCCTTGTGCAGGGGCGCGGGACATTTTCCCACTCCCTTTTCCCCATCTTTCCCCGCAGAGCCTCTCCACCACCCTCTGGATCGTTTCCTCTGGGATCTCAGCAGCCCTGACCACTCTCTGTGGGATCCTGGGGGATCTCCTGGCCGCCTCCAGCATCAACGGTGAGTGGGGCTCACCCCGTGGGACGGCTCCTGCCCCCATTCCTGGTGCCACTGCTGACTCccagatcccattcccaggCCACCGGCTGGTCCGAGCAGCAGCGCTGGCTCCCGGGGAAGTGCAGAGGGTGCTCCTGTGGGCAGTGGCCGCCCTGGTGGGATCCTGGGTGCTAGCCCGGCTCCgaaggctgctgctcccactgctccgTGGCGTgaagcttttcttcttcctgggAGCCTTCCTGCACGTGGCGGCTTCGCAGGAGAGCCCCACGGTGCAGGCGGGAATGCTGCTGGGCCTGTGGCTGCTCTacaccttcctgggcagcctggtggCATCCCCGGATCCCAGCGCCCGGCTGGATGCGGCCGTGAAGAGCCTGGAGTGGAAGGTGGAGGAGCTGCGGCGGCGCCAGAAGTTTGGGGGGCCCCGGAACCGGGAGGATTGAGCTCCCCTGAAGCTTCCCCAGAGCTTGGCTCCACCATCCCAAGCATCCCGAGCATGTGTCCCTGCGCTCTGCTGagccccctgcacccccagcgCTGCTTCCCGGTTCTCCCAGGGGTCCTGGGGGCCCCCCATCCCTCTGGGAGCACCCCAAAATTGGGGGCTGTGCCTTGCCACACGTGCCACAAGTGCCTTCACCCCAAAAGCCCCCACACACCCCAAGAGTGGGAGAAGAGCTCCCACATTCCCTGCTCACCAGGGAtgctggcccagcccagccagcttGGGGTGCAGAGGGGATCCCATTCCCCGTGCCGGGGGCTCTGCTTGTTTTGGGGTCCCCTCACTGTCAGGTTTTGGGttttaagctgctttttaaaCGGTTTTGATAATGTGGTTTGGAATAAAGATGGATTTATCcggcctggccctgctgctttcccaggggATGGGGGTCAGGCTCAAGCCAGCCCCCAAGTCCATTCAGGgtggaaagggaggaggaggaagaggaggaggaggaaggtaGTTTATCCATGCCAGGATCCCACTGTCctccagctgttcctgctgtgcttcCCGCTCGCTCCGTGCCCCTCACCGTGGATGTCCTTGTCCTTCCCATGTCCCCAGTATCCATGGTGGAACAGGGAAAGATGGATGGCAGCTGGGGGAAGAATTcccaccctcctgctctgctccggGGTGGCCTGGGGTGTCCGGTGCTgggtggggctgggaatgggatgaaGAGCAaggattgggatggggatgaggaagaggatgaagagTAGAGATGGGGATGAGGAACGGGATGAGGGTCGgaatggggagcagggatggtaATGGGGAATGGGGTGAGGATGAGAatggggagcagtgctgggaatggggagcaggagggggagcagggctgggaatggggagtgggatgggaatggggagtgggatgggatgtggCTCGGGCTGTGGAGCAGGACCCGGAGCACCGGGCACGGCCGGGCTTTAGGACCCGGCGGGACGAGGCGGCGCCGGTGCCGGTCCCGCCCCGGCCCCATTGTCTCGGCGCGGGGGCGGAGGGACGGGAGGCACCGGCGGAGCGACAGGAGGCAccggcggcaccggcaccggcggCACCGGCGCACGGACCGAGCCCCCCGCCGGCCATGGCCTCGGCGCCCTGGCTGGCGCTGCTGGCCGCCGCCCTGCTCTGCGCCCCGGGTAAGTGGGAACGGCAACGGGAAAGGCATCGGGAACGGCAGCTGGCACCGGGAACGGCACCGGGCACCGATTCCGACCCCGCTCCGCACCCCTCCCGCCGTCCTGCTGATCCGCTCCCGCGTGGACCCGCAACCCGGGTCGATTCTCCCCTTTCCCCACGTTCGGGTCCCTCCGTTCCGCCGGGATCCAGGGAGCCGGGGCGACCTCAccccctcctccttcttccccgCGTTCCCCGGGATCCGCGTCCCCCATTCCGCGGGGATCCGTGCCCCTTCCACCGCCTGGGATCCCGAGGTGGTCACCCGAGGAACGTGGACCCGCGGGGATCTCGAGGGGGGAATCACCTCCCAATCCCCACGGGAACCCGCCGCCCGAGGGACTCCCCTTCCCCCCGGATCCCGGGATCTGCCTGGCCTCTCTCCCCGCACGCCTGATCCCTTAGGTGGGATCAATTCCCGGCCGCGAGGAAGCCCAGCCCGGGCATCCAGGTGGGATCTGCTCCCTGTGATGAGGGATCCCTTTGATCAGGGCACCATGAGCCTGTATCCCACCCTGCAGGACACGGTTCCAACCCTCTCCCCAGTGGGGAATGCATTCCCACGGGGAACAACCAGGACTGGGGGAACCGAGTGGCCCCCCAGTCCTGATGCAGGGATGGGATAACCCCGGGATGGGATAACCCCGGGATGGggcagccatggcagggtgaCCTCAGAATGTGGTGGCCCAGGCAAGGGGTCACCCCGTGTGCTGCCACAAAGGTGGGCACAAAGACCCCAGCTGCACACCCTATTCCCGCTGTGTCCCTGCGGGATGTGACACATCCTTGTCCCTGCAGTGAGGGGTGACGGGGAGCCCCCGGATCCCGTGttcctgccagcagagctggaggtcCTTGGGGTGCCTGAGTCCTACCGTCTGCAGAGGGTGGATCAGGACGTGGCCCCCAACTCTTCCCTGCACACCCGCTCCGagacattcctgctgctccGTGCTGGATCCCAGCCCCTGTTCCAGGCCACCTACCCCCCGTTCAGCATCCGCCAGGTAACCGAGGGTCCTGTGTCCCTGGGCCACACCAGGGTGTCCCAGCCCCCACCACCATCCTGGTGTCCTTACAGGAGGTGTCCATGGAGAGCTCCCCCGGCTCAGCAGCTTGGGCCATCCGTGCTGTGTCCCTGGAGagctctgtgtcccctgctgaGCCCGTGGCCCGTGTCCTCTTCCATCTGCATGGGCCTGACTGGATGCCTGGGAAGCAGGACCATGCCGGGGCCCGGAATCATCCCAAGGACTGGGACcatcctgggctctgggatCACCTTGAAGTCCGGGACCACCCTGGGGGTCAGGGTCATCCCAGGGACTGGGATCATCCCAGGGAGCAGGACCACCCTGGGGTCTGGGATCACCCCAGGAACTGGGATCACCCTGGGGATCGTGACCACCCCAGGGACCAGGaccaccctgagcagcaggaccaCCATGGAGTCCGGGATCACCCCAAAGACCGGCACCACCCTGGGATCCATGATCACCCCAAGTACTGGGACCACCTCAAGGACCGGGACCACCCTGGGAACTGGGATTCTTCAAGGGATTGGGATCACTCCAGAGCTCGGGATCTCCCCTGTGTCACCCTCCACGCTCACCACCGCGGCCGGATGGCCCGGGGGACATGTCACCTGCAGGTcagtgccaccctggggaccctggggaccCACAGCTCCCCCCCAGCCTAATCCCAGGACCCCCTCTCCCCTGCAGGCCCCACTGGGCGTGTGTGTGGTGGAGCTGGAGATCCCTCCACGCTGGTTCTCCCTGGGATCCCTCCATTCCCACGGAGCCGCCGGCGAGATTCCGACCCCGTGGAGCCTCCGGAGCGCCCAGAGCCGGCTGAGCTGCACTACAGCGTGGGGGAGTGCGGGGGTCGGGAGCGGGAGGCTCCCAGATTCCTGGCAATGCTGGAGCTGCGGGCAGGAGAGCCGGAGCGGCGGCAGGAGGCGCGGCTGGACGAGAAGGTGCTGCTGcgtgtccccaatgtccccctgcGGCCCGGGCAGCGCTTCACGGCCACCATCGCCCTGCGCCACAACTTCACTGCCGACAGCCTGACGCTGAGGTGAGAGcagggacaatggggacactaTGGGACACTGCGTGACACTATGTGAAAGTGTGTGACAGTGTGTGGCTGTGAGTGACACACTGTGACAGTGAGCGACACTGTGTGACAGTTTGTGACATTGTGTGGCAATGTGTGGCAGTATGTGAACATCTGATACCATGTGCACTGTGTGACATTGTGTGACAGTGTGACTGTGACACTGTGTGACACCA includes the following:
- the TMEM109 gene encoding LOW QUALITY PROTEIN: transmembrane protein 109 (The sequence of the model RefSeq protein was modified relative to this genomic sequence to represent the inferred CDS: inserted 1 base in 1 codon), with the protein product MSAMAEAGGSRRAGYGPAALPKLFPVLLSGPGSRFRFRLARAXPRAAPERSRVRRRRRNRKRSRHPPRSPGRRERRFPACTAHRLPPPAVAMGTALPACPAAVPGTTAPGVPRGGAEGSPGWGVPVGHQALLALLLWIPFLMGSAGDGTKDGQEGFRGHATTSDDLLLRLGRSTWDTLENWVGHQPLRMVAESLSTTLWIVSSGISAALTTLCGILGDLLAASSINGHRLVRAAALAPGEVQRVLLWAVAALVGSWVLARLRRLLLPLLRGVKLFFFLGAFLHVAASQESPTVQAGMLLGLWLLYTFLGSLVASPDPSARLDAAVKSLEWKVEELRRRQKFGGPRNRED